The sequence AGACTTTGACATGAAAGATGCGAAAGCTTGGTGGCCTATCTCCACTTTACTCGTAGCAGTCATTTACACTGGTTCAAAGTCTTTGGTAAGTCCAGCTTCTCGTCAACTTCCATCCTTATGAAAAGCTTAGAAGCTGATCCTTAATCGTATGGATTTAGCAATTCTTGTCCATCCCAGTCTACACGTAAGCTAAACTTCTACTCCAAGAGCCACAAAAGTGCTACACATAGCTGACGTTCCTCATCCCAAAAGTATCTTCAAGAACCTCACTATTATCCTTATCGTAAGTGATTAGATGAGTTGTGTTAGGTTTTCATGAATGCCACAGCTGATTACAATGTCCTCTGATACAGGCCTACGGAGAAGTATTCATGTTCAACGGAGTAGTCACTGGTCTTACCCTCTGCTCTTTCGCTTTGATGGTACGTTAGCTCAATCTTGAGACTTTAAGGTATAGAAGAGCTAATTCCATATTGCCATCTTCAGGTTGGATCCTCAATCATCGCCGCATGGGCAGATatcacttccttcctcaactctCCACCCGAACTTGATCCTACCACCGGTCTGGAAATCGCTACTGGCCCTATATCGACTATCGGTGGATTGAACGCAGGTTACGTTTGGATGGCTGCTAATTGTCTGGCGTCTGCTGcttatgtgagttgagcttcTTACTCCTCTCGAAGAGACCCTTCATCATTGAAGTTGTCAAACTGGTCTTTTCTTACGTCTACCATTGACAACGCAACGTAACCGATCGAGCTGATAATCCCTTCGCCTGTTATAGGTCCTCTTCATGAGAAAACGAATCAAGGTCACCGGCTTCAAAGACTGGGATTCAATGTTCTACAACAACTTCCTCTCTATCCCCGTACTCGTGGTCTTCTCGCTCGTCATCGAAGATTGGGGAACTGAATCTCTCTCGCTCAACTTCCCAGAATCCAACCGATTCCTACTCCTATCAGCCATCGCATTCTCgggagcagcagcagtatTCATCAGTTATTCCACGGCATGGTGCGTCAGAGTATGTGGATCCACCACGTATTCTATGGTTGGTGCGTTGAACAAACTGCCCGTCGCCGCGAGTGGGATGTTGTTCTTTGGTGATCCGGCGAGTTTCGGGAATGTCTCTGCTattggggttggtggattggcGGGGATCGTGTATGCTGTGGCTAAGACGAATCAGGCGAAGGTTGATCAGGCTAATAAGGCTAGAGCTGCTGGCGGGAGGGCGTAGGTGGGATGTTTGGGAGGGGATGTGGAGTTAGGCAGGATTGGGTAAGGGAGGATTGTAGGTTGACTTGTTAGGTTTAGCATTGATTGGGAAAGGAGGATGTAGGAGGATTAGTAATGATAAACACACCCATCACCATATTATACGACTTCAAAACAAGACACCTTGAGGTCTTACACTATAGAAAATAACCATATCCTTACTTTCCCTTATTCCTCATAAGCATCATTATGAAACGTATATGACATGTCTACTTGACGCGGTGCATAGCATCAAGCTCAGCTATAGCTATAGCTGGAGCAAtagcagtagcagtagcttgaaggtgttgaggttAATACAGTGCCACGTGGCACAGATCTGAGTTACGTCATAGTCCATCTATTGTTTACGAGCTATGTCATGTGGAAGAGCTGGTGACAGGTTGTTCATTGTTCATTGCTCCGAATGAGGAATATATAAACAAACAACATACCGCCACCCTACTACATATCTCtacctttccttcctcatctctaACCACCTACTATCAACCTATACATTATCTGATACACACATCATGTCGAATCTTATCGAAGGCCTATTCCACACCATCCAAGTGAGTCTGCTCATACTCCATACCCCATACAAAATGgtatcccttctctcccttcatAGGGATACCTCACTATCACAAACACTATCACAAACAAGGAAGGAATGACCAATATCGACTCATAGACTTGATACTGATACCTGATTTCAAATGTAATAGGGAATCCTCCAAAGTATCCTGGCAGTCCTTCAAACGTTCTTCAACGTCATCTACTCGTTCGTCCATGGAGTTACATCATTAATTTGGAATACCCTCGAGAGCGTCGCAGAGTTCATTGGCGCTTCGGTGCACTTTGTCATCTGTGAGtgctcatctcatctatatTCATGAGCTTGCTCTACCGTTTCATGCAGATATTCCTGCATGCTACCTGCTATACACTCTATCCGTTCATCCTGCTCAGAAGAAAGACATGCTGATAAAATGGGATGGGACGTGTCATAGCCAACATCGTTATCATCGGTCTTATCGCTGTGGGGCTGGTGATTTACAATGATAGGAATAAGAGAGGTACTCTCGGCAATgacttgaagaagaaggctcaaTAGGTGTAAGGTGTATCGAGCAAACGATGTatgaaggggatgagaaATGGAATGATTTGCGGATACAATGTATATATAATTTGATAGCGaaagacgagatgagatgtattaTGCATATCCATATCAGCGTGTGCGTTTATCGGGATCCGGTGTGGTGTGCAATGTGCTTCCATATTATATTCCCGCTGTATGTATCTCGAGTAAGAAGAATATCAGAAGATCCAAACGATCAGTCCATGTGGTAGCCAGAACAATTGCAATCGGTAAATCCAACCCTTGTTCTGAACGCAATAGGAAGATGCATAAAACGTATTCCAACATCCTATGATCCCTTGCCGATGCGTTTGAGCAGAGTACCCCTTTTATCAAGCTTCCCTAAAACGAACGATCATTATCCACAATCCTATAGTTCCCTACAATTGAGCAAATTATCCTAAGATAGATTGACAGTTGTCGGGAGtatggagaggagatgtCGAATTCGCTTATGAGGGGGGAGCACCGGCACCTCGACCGACACCTCCGAATCGCTGTGGGGTTGAGGTATTAGCATGTGTTGCGGTGAGTATACATCAGATAGAAAGCATAAAGATAAAAGGACGTATTTAgttgagattggaagagtTGGAAAGGAATTTTATGAcaacagaaacagaaacagaaacacAACTCACAGGTCTGTAGTCGCCAGAGgcaccctccttctcagcaccatcatcccttcttctgtATTCCCTATCACCTCGAGGAGCTCTGTAGgcacctccctctcttccttctctgtTTCCACCGTAACCGGATGGTCGACCTTGAGGTCTGGCGGGTTTCATGTGAGTCTGAGGAACGATCTcagaggggaggttgaggaacTCTCGGAGGTAGGCGAGACCCTCTTCGGTGAGGGTGTAGTAGTACCATTGCCATGAGAATTGGGTCTTGACGTATCCCTTAGAGGTGAGGGATTGCATAGCCTTGATGACCTCGAGGTTTCGGACGGAGGGGATATCGGGGTGGGCAGGTCGGTTGAAATCCTTAGGAGCGACCAAAACACCCTCCTTGAAGAGGGTTTCGTAGATCTATGAGTGGGATAGAATAATCAGCGAGAATGCCCTCTCCCAGCTCCAATATCCCCACAACTCTGTCCCTCTTGCAACTTCTCTTCTGTTCAGATACGAAGAAGGTATACTCACAACTCGTCTGTTTTGCTTGGAAATCAACATTTTGACTTTTTATTCCTTAATTAACTTCTAATCGAAGAaaagtgaaagaagaggttggtTGGAGATTGGTGCTTGCTTGAAAAAAGGCCGCTGACTGTGTATTATTCCAGAAAAATCAGCACGCTGAGCTTGAGCAGAGTatatgacgatgataggTAGTGGGATACTTACCTTTGGCGTGTACGATGGGGAGAAGGAGTAGAAGATTAATGATTTCTTGATGATTTTGACTGTCGACAGTGGACGGTTGCTGCCATGCCATGCATCAACGACAAGATTTCGACAAAGTAGCCTACGACGAAACTCCGTCGGCCATTCGTGATTGTGGCAGCATATCTAGGGTCGTAGGTgaatttgattccgctcATTCAGCACAACATGGTTGTCGCGTGGAACAGATGTGGTGTGGAGACCTTGTTTTACGGGGTGATTCTGACTGTATAGACATTACCTGGTGTAAATGCATCTGTGCAAGCAAGTATGTTGTAGTGCAAAGGCCCGGAAGTGCAATATAACAGTGTCAGAAGATTGTCGGTACGCCTATGATACGAAGGGGTCATGGTTGAACAGCCAATAATCTGTCTGTGCGTCACCACACACAACGCACGAGCATCTGTCTGTGTCTCGGAGGTAGATAAGATTAGGATAAATACCGAGAGGTATACCAAGCGTCGCCTTGCCTCGCGTCGCCTTTCATTTGATAGTGATTGTCCGCACGACGAGACATGCCGACTGCACAAGAGCTTTCCTGTTCTTTGACCATGCTATGGAACGTACGGTCAGAATGCCAAGTGAACAACAATTTTCGTGATAATCTGCCTACACGCGTTCTGCCAGATGTAAGGATAACGTCGCTCGGGTGTTTTCGACCTCGCGCCCCTACATTCTGACTTCCAGATGTTTGGTCGTCCGCCAAGCAACGAAGCAAGAGCATCAGGGATCTTTATACTTGACCAGTCGAATTAACCTATGCTTTTACGTTCTTAACCTGCTATTTCCCTGTGCCTCGTGGGACTTTTATTAGGAACTGAAATGTTAACTTGGTAGATCTAGCTTGAGTGTTTCGCATGAGCACTCAAAGTCGGTCAACAAAGGTGTCAGTAGAGTCTTCATCTCCTACTGATACGTTCATTGTATTCGAATCCCTCTCCTCGACATAGCACTCGATTTCAAAGAATTGCTCGATAAAGCCAGTCATCTCGTTTTGTCTCGGAAGGATAAGCCAAAGATCAAATTACCAAAAATCAAAAAATCAAAATAAAGACGCGTTgaacttgatcttctcgcGTTTGATCTGACTTCTGATCCGCAGACCATCAACCTACCTGCGGATCGGATCATTGATCTTTAAAGATACCCTACCGTGCCAGACCAAGATTAAGAAGCTCACCCCACCTCAACATGGCTCCATCATACCCCTTCTCGCGCAACCAaccctcgtcctcatcaCAGCAAAACGGAAATGCCACCCCAACTCAGCGGAACATCGACCGATCTTCCAGAGTAATTTCCGCTAGCGGTGTACAAAATTCCCCAGCACCACCAGCGGGAGGAGCATCTAATCTCAGTGTCGATTCTCCATCCACCCTGAGGTCCAGAGTAGCTTCACCGCATTATTCTAATACTATCACGCAGGCGAACGTCGAATCGTTCAGGAACGAAAATACCAGCTATCCTTCGCCCTCTGATAGtctgaagagggggaagagcaagaagaagggagggtGGATGGAACTTTCTGGGACTGGGACACCATCGCCTATCAAGAAGATTGATGGGTTGCCTGTGCCGAGGTATGATAGCAGGGGGTATCCTGCTAAGgagagggattggaattATAGTAAAGATGGTGATTCACATGAAGGtggaaaggggaaagggaaagggttggggttgagaaCATCTCAGTCCAACGATAGTCTCTCCTCTGGAGTCTCGTCgacaggagcaggagtgAATGAAGAAACGTCGAATTTCCTTAATACGGGACACAAAAACCAAACATCATATTTCATGCCCAactactcctcttcctcatcagccTCGGCAAGCGGTAGTGCCTCGTCGACAGGTCCATCTCCCGTATCTCTCTATCCACCAAATTTGGATTATTCCCTCTCATCGCAGTCTTACTCGCCCTACGATCAACCTACGGGTATAgtccccaaccccaaccccctCCCAAGTCTGTATGGAGACTCGAGAGTATCGTTAAATTCGATGCATAGCGGTGAGAGCACAACGGGGTTTAGGAAGCATGATCATTTGGATTTGGGCTATGCAGAGAACGGGGATAGGGGTTATGGGTATAGCAATTTTAGTATCTCTAGTAAAGGTGGGAAGAAGCATCTGGCggatatggtgagttgacatcCTGAGGTCGCTCCTTCACCCTCAATACCCACCGGTACATATACCGCCTCCATGCTATCGCAACAAAGATCACTGATTGGCAATAATGGTTTTGCCTTTGCTTGCAGTTCTCCTTACCTGCAGATCCAACGACATGGTCTAACTTGGGTCCAGAACCAGATGACGATTTCCATGATCCCGATTACAGACCAGcaaagaaggtgagtcacatcttcatcctgctTTCCTATGTGTCAATCCTACTCCCTCAGACGGCCGTACTAACAGTGTTAACTTTGGCAGAGCCGATTCCACTCTGAAATATTCACTTGGAGAGGAGCAGCGAACCTAGGTTGTCTGATGGCGATGTTATTGGTTCTGGTCATCCTTTTGTGAGTCGATTCAGCGGTCGAAGTCATATGGGAATCAGTATACTGATGTTTTACGGAATGGATGTAGCGCCGGATATCCCATATTAGATAATTATCTGAACAAACCCATCCGTTCACATGGAGCATACAACTTAGGAGGtatcaagtgagtgtgcCAGATCAGGTCAGATCGGCTGTCAATTTGAGACTTGTCGCTGATATGATTTCTTTTGAACCTTTTAGCGCTACAGGCCAGATACCCGATATAGGGGCATTCCAACTTATAGACAAAGATACACCTTCCTCGGCTTATACTTGGAAAAGTCTGGAAACGGGGGAAGAATGGGAATTGATCTTTTCGGATGAGTTCAAtagggaaggaaggaagttttatggtggtgagtgataccATACCCTTGAACGAGCCACATGTTCGGACGTCTACCATCGTATCTCGGATCTAGTCATCTTGTTGCGGAATACGAGACACCTCAGTGAGCTGATGATCGATATCGATGTGCACCATACAGGCGATGACCCATATTGGCAAGCTGTCGATCTGCATTATTGGCAGACCAATAATTTGGAATGGTACGACCCCAGGATGGTAACTACCAAAAATGGTGCGCTGGAGATTACATTGGATAAGGTCACAACGAACGGTATGAACTATACTGGTGGTAGTGGGTACAGCTGTCGCTTTTTTCcatatccatcaatcatcggGAAGCTGACGGATAGACCGTTGATCGAATCCAGTGATATCAACCTGGAATCAACTATGCTTCACCGGTGGATACGTCGAAGTATCTGTATCACTGCCTGGTACAAGTAATGTCTATGGATTATGGCCTGCCATATGGACCATGGGTAATCTAGGCAGAGCAGGGTACGGAGGATCGTTAGATGGGATGTGGCCTTACAGTTATGATTCGTGCGATGTTGGGACTTTACCTAATCAGACGTTGAATGGTGAGTGAGCCTGCGCCCATGAGCACTATCGATTCGATTTTACACTGTCAGGAAGtaggatggaagagaagCCAGGCTGATCCGTTCTGGACTGTACGTAGGTAAACCCGAATTGACTAAGACTGATGGCGATCCAAATTACGGTAACTCCCTATCATACCTTCCCGGTCAGAGATTATCGAGTTGTACATGTCCCGACGACACTAGTCACCCTGGACCGAAGTTGAGTAATGGTACTTTCAAGGGGAGAGCTGCGCCTGAGATCGATCTGTTTGAAGCTACCGTAGGTATATTCCCCATATGTCACTCCCCTTTATGACACCGAAGATATTTCGCTAATCTCCTGTCACCTAATTGGATATCGTAGGTCAATGCTCAGCTGCTGGAAGGAGAGGTATCGCAATCCGGTCAATGGGCACCTTATAACCCTCATTATTATGTACGTCGACATCCACCtttgtttctcctctccttttcCTGGCTCCCCCGGCTGGGGACTATATTGGGTAGTAAATTGAATTGACGACAATCCGTTTGAACCGCAGTTCCTCAACACCTCTACGAAGTATTACGAGATTTACGATGACACTGTAACGAAGATCAACGAATATATGGGCAGTGTGTATCAACAGGCTACTTCGGGTTTATCAGTGACCGATCAAGTGAGTTGGTCGATTTGATAGGTCGGTGAAGTCCATGCTGACACTTTGTCTCCGATGCAGAATTGCTAGTACGTTTTATGACTTTTCGACCTGCAAGTGGGCTATCCCAAGCTAATGGGTAACTGACAATGTCATCGACATTTTTAGCACGCAGAACACGGGGTGTTTCTCCACTTACGGATTCGAATACTCACCTGGAGCGTGAGTGTAGCTTGTCGAGAAATCAAAAAATCAAGTCATATAGCTGACCTAACACATATAACGTTGTAGAGACGGGTACATCACCTGGGTCAACGATGCCAAGAAAGCATGGACTGTACGAGGTGCAGGTGAGTCTCCCGTACTCATAGTACCGAgatctctcctctttctcgtATGATATCCTGACAATTCACTGTGCTCGTCTAGCTATGGGACCCAACGCCGACGCTGGGGTGGGTCAACGATTGGTATCGGAAGAACCTATGTACCTAATCATCAACCTGGGTATCTCCGAGAACTTTGGTGCTGTAGAGTAAGTTGCATCACTTTATGTGTGTGTGGGTTCGTTCGAGGTAGCTTACGCATGTTGCTGGGTGTATCAGCTACGAGGGCCTGGAGAAACTTTGGCCAGTCAAGTAAGTTAATCAGCTTTGCGATGCGCTAAGCACTTTCAGCTGACGTTCTGTTGTGAACAGGATGCAAGTCGATTATATCAGAGTCTATCGTGAGTACAACTCACCCAGCTCGAAGCGCAATGATACCTCGAGGGCGAGAGGGATTTATGCTGACGTCCTTTCT comes from Kwoniella bestiolae CBS 10118 chromosome 1, complete sequence and encodes:
- a CDS encoding GDP-mannose transporter 1, producing MSSSSSSSSNLQQPLPLYHRPSSLNSNLHPFPLTGLTLVSSAKRPHLGIDIPSPIPERSHETSRLPTPFTDLSETDPLYRSVDPYLDNMSKPFVPTPNISRPGTPGGNKDDAGAMLLNNLGGDREREGRERREERRDDKSAGKEQALPILSYCAASIMMTVVNKYVVSGRHFTMTFLLLAIQSAVCVLAVWSVKRFGIITFRDFDMKDAKAWWPISTLLVAVIYTGSKSLQFLSIPVYTIFKNLTIILIAYGEVFMFNGVVTGLTLCSFALMVGSSIIAAWADITSFLNSPPELDPTTGLEIATGPISTIGGLNAGYVWMAANCLASAAYVLFMRKRIKVTGFKDWDSMFYNNFLSIPVLVVFSLVIEDWGTESLSLNFPESNRFLLLSAIAFSGAAAVFISYSTAWCVRVCGSTTYSMVGALNKLPVAASGMLFFGDPASFGNVSAIGVGGLAGIVYAVAKTNQAKVDQANKARAAGGRA
- a CDS encoding 40S ribosomal protein eS10 → MLISKQNRRVIYETLFKEGVLVAPKDFNRPAHPDIPSVRNLEVIKAMQSLTSKGYVKTQFSWQWYYYTLTEEGLAYLREFLNLPSEIVPQTHMKPARPQGRPSGYGGNREGREGGAYRAPRGDREYRRRDDGAEKEGASGDYRPRFGGVGRGAGAPPS